A window of the Vigna angularis cultivar LongXiaoDou No.4 chromosome 3, ASM1680809v1, whole genome shotgun sequence genome harbors these coding sequences:
- the LOC108325869 gene encoding extensin-2 isoform X2 yields MTARGRDPIRGLLWPQMALAFAIALLSITVVSVNADGYPYYSPPPPSPSPPPPYVYKSPPPPPYEHKAPPYYYKSPPPPSPSPPPPYYYKSPPPPSPSPPPPYYYKSPPPPSPSPPPPYYYKSPPPPSPSPPPPYYYKSPPPPSPSPPPPYYYKSPPPPSPSPPPPYYYKSPPPPSPSPPPPYYYKSPPPPSPSPPPPYYYKSPPPPVKSPAPTPYYYKSPPPPPPKPYYYKSPPPPSPSPKPYYYKSPPPPSPSPPPPYYYKSPPPPSPSPPPPYYYKSPPPPSPSPPPPYYYKSPPPPVKSPAPTPYYYKSPPPPSPKPYYYKSPPPPSPTPYYYKSPPPPPPYYYKSPPPPSPTPYYYKSPPPPSPTPYYPSPTPYYYKSPPPPSPTPYYYKSPPPPSPTPYYYKSPPPPSPTPYYPSPKPYYYKSPPPPSPTPYYYKSPPPPSPTPYYYKSPPPPSPTPYYPSPTPYYYKSPPPPSPTPYYYKSPPPPSPTPYYYKSPPPPSPTPYYPSPKPYYYKSPPPPSPTPYYYKSPPPPSPTPYYPSPTPYYYKSPPPPSPTPYYYKSPPPPSPTPYYYKSPPPPSPTPYYPSPTPYYYKSPPPPSPTPYYYKSPPPPSPTPYYPSPTPYYYKSPPPPSPTPYYYKSPPPPSPTPYYPPHPYHPYHHPLIVKVVGKVYSYKCYDWAYPEKSHNKKHLKGAIVEVKCKAGRNIIKAYGETKSNGKYSITVKDFDYVKYGSVVCKAHLHAPPKDSPFNIPTKLNEGTPLKVKSKDKYEVVLKAKPFAYASKKHFKDCEKKPYKPSPTPYYYNSPPPPSPVYVYKSPPPPSPTYVYKSPPPPVKSPPYYYKSPPPPSPKPKPPYYYQSPPPPSPKPQPPYYYQSPPPPSPKPQPPYYYQSPPPPSPKPKPPYYYLSPPPPSPSPPPPYYYKSPPPPSPVPKPPYYYQSPPPPSPKPKPPYYYHSPPPPSPSPPPPYYYHSPPPPSPSPPPPYYYHSPPPPSPVYKPPYYYQSPPPPSPKPKPPYYYHSPPPPSPSPPPPYYYKSPPPPSPSPPPPYYYKSPPPPSPSPPPPYYYHSPPPPKESTHPPYYYHSPPPPSPSPPPPYYYQSPPPPSPTPHPPYYYKSPPPPKAYPSPPYHYVSPPPPSPSPPPPYHYKSPPPPSPAPAPKYIYKSPPPPAYVYASPPPPIYK; encoded by the exons ATGACTGCAAGGGGCAGAGACCCCATAAGGGGTCTTCTCTGGCCACAAATGGCCCTCGCATTTGCCATTGCTCTCCTTTCTATCACTGTGGTTTCCGTCAATGCTGATGGTTACCCTTACTATTCTCCTCCACCACCttctccttcaccaccacctccTTACGTTTACAAgtctcctcctccaccaccgtATGAGCACAAGGCTCCACCATATTATTACAAGTCACCACCACCTCCTTCCCCCTCTCCTCCACCTCCTTACTACTACAAGTCTCCTCCACCACCCTCTCCCTCACCTCCTCCTCCCTATTACTACAAGTCCCCACCACCTCCTTCTCCATCTCCTCCACCTCCTTACTACTACAAATCTCCACCACCACCTTCCCCGTCTCCTCCACCTCCTTACTACTACAAGTCTCCTCCACCACCCTCTCCCTCACCTCCTCCTCCCTACTACTACAAGTCCCCACCACCTCCTTCCCcatctcctcctcctccttacTACTACAAGTCTCCTCCACCCCCATCACCCTCACCTCCTCCCCCATACTACTACAAGTCCCCACCACCTCCTTCACCATCTCCTCCTCCACCCTACTATTACAAGTCTCCACCTCCACCTGTGAAGTCTCCGGCTCCGACTCCTTATTATTATAAATCTCCCCCTCCTCCACCACCAAAACCATACTACTACAAGTCTCCACCACCCCCATCACCATCACCAAAACCATACTACTACAAGTCTCCACCACCCCCATCACCATCACCTCCTCCCCCGTACTACTACAAGTCTCCACCACCTCCTTCACCATCTCCTCCACCACCCTACTATTACAAGTCTCCACCACCTCCTTCACcgtctccaccaccaccctacTATTACAAGTCTCCACCTCCACCTGTAAAGTCTCCGGCTCCAACTCCTTATTATTATAAATCTCCCCCTCCTCCATCACCAAAACCATACTACTATAAGTCTCCACCACCACCTTCTCCAACTCCATACTACTACAAgtctcctccaccaccaccaccttaCTACTACAAatctcctcctcctccatctccaactccttactactacaagtctccaccaccaccatccCCAACTCCTTACTATCCATCTCCCACTCCATACTACTACAAGTCTCCACCACCACCTTCTCCAACTCCCTACTACTATAAGTCTCCTCCACCACCATCCCCAACTCCCTATTACTACAAGTCTCCACCACCACCTTCCCCGACTCCTTACTATCCATCCCCAAAACCTTACTACTATAAgtctccaccaccaccatctccaACTCCCTACTACTACAAGTCTCCTCCACCACCATCTCCCACTCCCTACTATTACAAGTCTCCACCACCACCGTCCCCAACTCCTTACTATCCATCCCCGACTCCTTACTACTACAAGTCTCCACCTCCACCATCTCCGACTCCTTACTACTACAAGTCTCCTCCTCCACCATCCCCAACTCCCTATTACTACAAGTCTCCACCACCACCTTCCCCAACTCCTTACTATCCATCCCCAAAACCTTACTACTATAAatctccaccaccaccatctcccACTCCTTACTATTACAAGTCTCCACCACCACCGTCCCCCACTCCTTACTATCCATCCCCCACTCCTTACTACTACAAGTCTCCACCCCCACCATCTCCAACTCCCTACTACTACAAATCTCCACCACCACCTTCCCCAACTCCTTACTATTATAAgtctccaccaccaccatctccaACGCCTTACTATCCTTCCCCAACTCCCTACTACTACAAgtctccaccaccaccatccCCAACTCCCTACTACTACAAatctccaccaccaccatcaccaaCTCCTTACTATCCATCCCCAACTCCTTATTACTACAAgtctccaccaccaccatctccaACTCCCTACTACTACAagtctcctcctcctccttcaccaacTCCTTACTATCCCCCACACCCTTACCATCCCTACCACCACCCTTTGATCGTCAAGGTAGTAGGTAAAGTTTACAGCTACAAGTGCTACGACTGGGCGTATCCCGAAAAGTCTCACAACAAGAAACACCTCAAAG GTGCTATTGTGGAGGTTAAATGCAAAGCAGGAAGAAACATCATTAAGGCTTATGGTGAAACCAAGAGCAATGGAAAATACAGCATCACAGTTAAGGACTTTGACTATGTGAAATACGGATCAGTAGTCTGCAAGGCCCACCTTCATGCTCCTCCTAAGGACTCTCCCTTCAACATACCTACCAAGCTGAACGAGGGAACTCCATTGAAGGTGAAATCCAAAGATAAATATGAAGTTGTGCTCAAGGCTAAGCCATTTGCTTATGCTTCAAAGAAGCACTTCAAGGACTGTGAAAAGAAGCCTTATAAGCCTTCACCAACTCCATACTATTACAACTCACCTCCTCCTCCCTCTCCAGTTTACGTATACAagtcaccaccaccaccatcaccaaCTTATGTTTACAAGTCACCACCACCACCCGTGAAGTCGCCTCCCTATTATTATAAGTCTCCCCCTCCACCATCACCAAAACCTAAACCACCATACTATTATCagtctccacctcctccatcaCCAAAACCTCAACCTCCATACTACTATCAGTCTCCTCCTCCACCATCACCAAAGCCTCAGCCTCCTTACTACTACCaatctccacctcctccatcaCCAAAACCTAAACCTCCATACTACTACCtctctccacctcctccatcaCCCTCTCCTCCCCCTCCATACTACTATAaatctccacctcctccatcaCCGGTGCCAAAGCCTCCATACTACTACCAATCTCCACCCCCACCATCACCAAAGCCTAAACCTCCATACTACTACCACTCTCCACCTCCACCATCCCCTTCACCTCCCCCTCCATACTACTACCACTCTCCCCCTCCACCATCCCCCTCACCTCCCCCTCCATACTACTACCACTCCCCACCTCCACCCTCACCGGTTTATAAGCCTCCATACTACTACCAATCTCCCCCTCCACCATCACCAAAACCTAAACCCCCGTACTACTACCACTCCCCACCTCCACCATCACCCTCTCCTCCCCCTCCATACTACTATAAATCTCCACCCCCACCTTCACCATCCCCTCCTCCTCCATACTACTATAAATCTCCACCACCACCTTCACCATCCCCTCCACCACCTTACTACTATCATTCCCCACCTCCACCTAAAGAGAGCACACACCCTCCCTACTACTACcactcaccaccaccaccatcccCATCACCACCAC CTCCTTATTACTATCAAAGTCCTCCTCCACCGTCTCCCACTCCTCATCCTCCCTACTACTACAAATCCCCTCCACCACCAAAGGCGTATCCTTCACCTCCTTACCACTACGTGAGCCCTCCACCACCTTCTCCATCTCCACCTCCACCATACCATTACAAATCACCACCTCCTCCCTCCCCAGCTCCCGCTCCAAAGTACATTTACAAATCACCTCCGCCTCCAGCTTACGTCTATGCTTCCCCACCTCCACCTATCTACAAGTAA
- the LOC108326166 gene encoding uncharacterized protein LOC108326166 encodes MITFEQFRNKNTLIGLGLGQFLSLLITSTGFTSSELAKKGINAPTSQSFLNYVFLAIVYGSIVLYRREALKAKWYYYILLGLVDVEANFLVVKAYQYTSLTSVMLLDCWSIPCVMLFTWIFLKTKYRLLKITGVLVCLAGLVLVVFSDVHAGDRAGGSNPRIGDLLVIAGATLYAVSNVSEEFLVKNADRVELMAMLGVFGGIISAIQISILERNELKSIHWSAGAALPFVGFSVAMFLFYSLVPVLLKINGSTMLNLSLLTSDMWAVLIRIFAYHEKVDWMYYVAFGAVVVGLIIYSGGDTNENEDPLHFAEDANQRQHDEEATTSGKS; translated from the exons ATGATCACTTTCGAGCAATTTAGGAACAAAAACACGTTAATAGGTCTTGGGTTGGGACAGTTTCTCTCTCTTCTGATCACTTCAACTGGTTTCACCTCTTCTGAATTGGCCAAAAAAG GGATTAATGCACCAACTTCACAGTCGTTTTTAAACTACGTGTTTTTGGCTATTGTCTACGGGAGCATTGTTCTGTACAGAAGGGAAGCACTTAAG GCAAAATGGTATTATTACATACTTCTTGGCTTGGTTGATGTTGAAGCAAATTTTCTCG TCGTGAAGGCGTATCAATACACATCACTAACAAGTGTGATGCTGCTTGACTGCTGGTCCATCCCATGTGTCATGCTTTTTACGTGGATTTtcctaaaaacaaaatatagatTATTGAAGATAACCGGTGTACTTGTTTGCCTTGCCGGCCTTGTcctggttgtattttcagatgTCCATGCAGGCGATCGAGCAG GTGGAAGCAACCCTCGTATAGGGGATCTACTTGTTATTGCTGGTGCTACATTGTATGCTGTCAGCAATGTCAGCGAG GAGTTTCTAGTGAAAAATGCTGATAGAGTTGAGTTGATGGCAATGTTGGGTGTCTTCGGTGGCATTATCAGTGCCATTCAAAT AAGCATACTTGAGCGCAATGAGCTAAAATCTATTCACTGGTCAGCTGGGGCA GCACTTCCTTTTGTTGGATTTTCGGTGgctatgtttttgttttactctttaGTGCCTGTCCTATTAAAG ATCAATGGTTCCACTATGTTAAATTTGTCTCTATTGACGTCGGACATGTGGGCAGTCTTAATTCGCATCTTCGCTTACCATGAGAAG GTTGATTGGATGTACTATGTGGCCTTTGGTGCTGTTGTTGTAGGTCTTATTATCTATTCTGG TGGTGACACAAATGAGAATGAAGACCCTCTTCATTTTGCTGAAGATGCGAACCAAAGACAACATGATGAAGAAGCTACTACTTCAGGTAAATCATAG
- the LOC108326165 gene encoding clathrin interactor EPSIN 2: MKKAIGQTVRELKREVNKKVLKVPGIEQKVLDATNNEAWGPHGSLLADVAQASRNYYECQMIMAIIWKRINDTGKNWRHVYKALTVLEYMVANGSERVIEEIKEHAYQISTLSNFQYIDSSGRDQGNNVRRKSQNLILLVNDKERIIEVRQKAAANRDKFRSSPTGAMYRPGSRSSSGSYGDRYEDDRYGSREEDRSDHGYGREREWGYRDDYRYSRERERYGKDYEESYRRDDNRDDEYRRRSVDDDQYGSGSKSSDRDHDHNVDDDGQRSSRGSIAKAEGHSLEGRLERKLSEQNVGAPPSYEEALSKSPAHNERDGGISAASFGNREVEASDEFDPRGYPVSASRAPANNVEMDLFGSLSESLSSNALALVPSTSETTTSQGNANLDSSVAFAPPPSASNNFNPVFEDPFGDSPFKAIPSAETSPPQPQSHQSRAPSQPSGSNTESVSNFGFGDSFSALPQARDTQSLSLNSQFLSPSQETDILADILPLPPLPGATSQQNFSAHPDAQASSSFSASSGQMASQSSFAESGQHAQQGVSSGTSQPAAEAVSVPAGQLLQTLSPNPISQQTQQPFPYHTDQSLQSGSHIYGGFPPQAGSMIEGASRMFPLMQGGHVNPTYVQGSMALIPPHTAPQVSMGQSANYLSSQSPIDQASQFNSGNLMAQQQLHALQNAVSQPSSKDKFETKSTVWADTLSRGLVNLNISGPKTNPLANIGVDFDAINRKEKRMEKPTTSVTSTVTMGKAMGSGSGMGRIGSGALRPPTSNPLMGMGMGSYGGMKAPVGMGMNMGGMGQMQPPPAPTGLPHGSNMTGNYNSMMGTGGGYPQYPYGLGGYR, translated from the exons ATGAAGAAGGCCATTGGTCAAACTGTTAGGGAACT TAAAAGAGAAGTAAATAAGAAAGTACTTAAAGTTCCTGGGATAGAACAGAAG GTTCTTGATGCGACCAACAATGAAGCCTGGGGTCCTCATGGATCACTTCTAGCAGATGTTGCACAGGCTAGCAGAAATTA TTATGAATGTCAAATGATCATGGCAATAATCTGGAAGAGGATCAATGACACGGGCAAGAATTGGCGGCATGTCTATAAG GCTTTGACAGTATTAGAATACATGGTGGCTAATGGGTCAGAGCGCGTCATAGAGGAGATTAAGGAGCATGCCTATCAAATATCG ACATTGTCCAATTTTCAATATATTGATTCCAGTGGAAGAGACCAGGGAAACAATGTCAGAAGGAAATCACAGAATCTCATTCTTCTTGTGAATGATAAAGAAAGAATCATAGAGGTTAGACAGAAGGCTGCTGCTAACAGGGACAA GTTTCGCAGCAGTCCAACCGGTGCAATGTACAGGCCTGGTTCACGTTCTAGCAGTGGGTCTTATGGGGATAGATATGAAGATGATCGTTATGGAAGCAGGGAGGAAGATAGAAGTGATCATGGCTATGGCAGAGAAAGAGAATGGGGATATAGAGATGATTATCGGTATAGTCGTGAGAGGGAGCGTTATGGTAAAGATTACGAGGAAAGCTATAGAAGAGATGACAATAGGGATGACGAGTACCGTAGAAGAAGTGTTGATGATGACCAATATGGCTCAGGAAGCAAGAGCTCTGACAGAGATCATGATCataatgttgatgatgatggtcAGCGTTCATCTCG AGGTAGCATTGCTAAAGCTGAAGGCCATTCATTGGAAGGAAG GTTAGAGCGGAAACTTTCTGAGCAAAATGTGGGTGCTCCTCCTAGTTATGAAGAAGCTCTTTCTAAAAGCCCTGCACACAATGAAAG GGATGGCGGAATTTCAGCTGCATCATTTGGAAACCGAGAAGTTGAGGCTTCTGATGAATTTGATCCTCGTGGTTATCCTGTATCAG CTTCCCGAGCTCCTGCTAATAATGTTGAAATGGACTTGTTCGGCTCCCTATCTGAATCGTTATCTTCAAATGCACTGGCTCTTGTGCCTTCTACATCAGAAACAACAACCTCTCAAGGCAACGCAAACCTTGATTCCTCTGTGGCCTTTGCACCACCACCATCTGCTTCGAATAATTTCAATCCG GTGTTTGAAGACCCGTTTGGTGATTCACCCTTTAAGGCCATTCCTTCCGCTGAAACTTCTCCACCTCAACCCCAGAGTCATCAGAGTCGTGCACCATCCCAGCCAAGTGGTTCTAACACGGAATCAGTCTCTAACTTTGGTTTCGGAGACTCATTTTCTGCTCTGCCCCAAGCCCGTGACACTCAGTCTTTGTCATTGAACTCCCAGTTTTTGTCACCATCACAGGAAACTGATATTCTTGCAGACATTCTTCCACTTCCACCATTACCTGGGGCAACTTCGCAGCAGAACTTTTCAGCTCATCCTGATGCTCAAGCTTCATCCTCCTTTTCAGCTTCATCAGGGCAAATGGCATCACAATCTTCTTTTGCAGAGTCTGGCCAACATGCACAGCAAGGCGTCTCATCTGGAACCAGTCAACCTGCCGCAGAGGCCGTTTCAGTTCCTGCTGGCCAACTGCTACAAACCCTGTCACCGAATCCCATTAGTCAACAAACACAGCAACCCTTTCCATATCACACTGACCAATCCCTGCAATCAGGTAGTCATATATACGGCGGATTCCCTCCCCAGGCTGGCTCTATGATTGAAGGGGCTTCCAGAATGTTCCCTCTAATGCAAGGTGGACACGTGAACCCGACCTATGTACAAGGATCTATGGCACTTATTCCTCCACACACGGCTCCTCAGGTTTCAATGGGGCAGAGTGCAAACTATTTGTCTTCTCAATCCCCCATTGATCAAGCATCACAGTTTAACAGCGGAAACTTAATGGCACAACAGCAATTACATGCTTTGCAGAATGCTGTTTCACAACCATCCTCCAAGGACAAGTTTGAGACAAAATCCACAGTCTGGGCAGATACACTAAGCAGGGGTTTGGTTAATTTGAATATATCTGGAC CTAAAACAAACCCTTTAGCAAATATTGGAGTGGACTTTGATGCAATTAATAGGAAGGAGAAGAGGATGGAGAAGCCCACGACATCGGTAACGTCAACAGTAACCATGGGTAAAGCCATGGGATCTGGTTCAGGCATGGGCCGGATTGGTTCTGGTGCTCTTAGACCACCTACCTCAAACCCATTGATGGGTATGGGCATGGGAAGCTACGGAGGCATGAAGGCACCTGTGGGGATGGGGATGAACATGGGGGGCATGGGGCAGATGCAGCCACCACCTGCACCTACTGGACTGCCTCATGGGTCTAACATGACTGGTAATTATAACTCCATGATGGGAACAGGTGGTGGTTATCCTCAATATCCTTATGGCCTTGGTGGCTACCGATAA
- the LOC108325869 gene encoding extensin-2 isoform X1: protein MTARGRDPIRGLLWPQMALAFAIALLSITVVSVNADGYPYYSPPPPSPSPPPPYVYKSPPPPPYEHKAPPYYYKSPPPPSPSPPPPYYYKSPPPPSPSPPPPYYYKSPPPPSPSPPPPYYYKSPPPPSPSPPPPYYYKSPPPPSPSPPPPYYYKSPPPPSPSPPPPYYYKSPPPPSPSPPPPYYYKSPPPPSPSPPPPYYYKSPPPPVKSPAPTPYYYKSPPPPPPKPYYYKSPPPPSPSPKPYYYKSPPPPSPSPPPPYYYKSPPPPSPSPPPPYYYKSPPPPSPSPPPPYYYKSPPPPVKSPAPTPYYYKSPPPPSPKPYYYKSPPPPSPTPYYYKSPPPPPPYYYKSPPPPSPTPYYYKSPPPPSPTPYYPSPTPYYYKSPPPPSPTPYYYKSPPPPSPTPYYYKSPPPPSPTPYYPSPKPYYYKSPPPPSPTPYYYKSPPPPSPTPYYYKSPPPPSPTPYYPSPTPYYYKSPPPPSPTPYYYKSPPPPSPTPYYYKSPPPPSPTPYYPSPKPYYYKSPPPPSPTPYYYKSPPPPSPTPYYPSPTPYYYKSPPPPSPTPYYYKSPPPPSPTPYYYKSPPPPSPTPYYPSPTPYYYKSPPPPSPTPYYYKSPPPPSPTPYYPSPTPYYYKSPPPPSPTPYYYKSPPPPSPTPYYPPHPYHPYHHPLIVKVVGKVYSYKCYDWAYPEKSHNKKHLKGAIVEVKCKAGRNIIKAYGETKSNGKYSITVKDFDYVKYGSVVCKAHLHAPPKDSPFNIPTKLNEGTPLKVKSKDKYEVVLKAKPFAYASKKHFKDCEKKPYKPSPTPYYYNSPPPPSPVYVYKSPPPPSPTYVYKSPPPPVKSPPYYYKSPPPPSPKPKPPYYYQSPPPPSPKPQPPYYYQSPPPPSPKPQPPYYYQSPPPPSPKPKPPYYYLSPPPPSPSPPPPYYYKSPPPPSPVPKPPYYYQSPPPPSPKPKPPYYYHSPPPPSPSPPPPYYYHSPPPPSPSPPPPYYYHSPPPPSPVYKPPYYYQSPPPPSPKPKPPYYYHSPPPPSPSPPPPYYYKSPPPPSPSPPPPYYYKSPPPPSPSPPPPYYYHSPPPPKESTHPPYYYHSPPPPSPSPPPPYYYKSPPPPSPSPPPPYYYQSPPPPSPTPHPPYYYKSPPPPKAYPSPPYHYVSPPPPSPSPPPPYHYKSPPPPSPAPAPKYIYKSPPPPAYVYASPPPPIYK from the exons ATGACTGCAAGGGGCAGAGACCCCATAAGGGGTCTTCTCTGGCCACAAATGGCCCTCGCATTTGCCATTGCTCTCCTTTCTATCACTGTGGTTTCCGTCAATGCTGATGGTTACCCTTACTATTCTCCTCCACCACCttctccttcaccaccacctccTTACGTTTACAAgtctcctcctccaccaccgtATGAGCACAAGGCTCCACCATATTATTACAAGTCACCACCACCTCCTTCCCCCTCTCCTCCACCTCCTTACTACTACAAGTCTCCTCCACCACCCTCTCCCTCACCTCCTCCTCCCTATTACTACAAGTCCCCACCACCTCCTTCTCCATCTCCTCCACCTCCTTACTACTACAAATCTCCACCACCACCTTCCCCGTCTCCTCCACCTCCTTACTACTACAAGTCTCCTCCACCACCCTCTCCCTCACCTCCTCCTCCCTACTACTACAAGTCCCCACCACCTCCTTCCCcatctcctcctcctccttacTACTACAAGTCTCCTCCACCCCCATCACCCTCACCTCCTCCCCCATACTACTACAAGTCCCCACCACCTCCTTCACCATCTCCTCCTCCACCCTACTATTACAAGTCTCCACCTCCACCTGTGAAGTCTCCGGCTCCGACTCCTTATTATTATAAATCTCCCCCTCCTCCACCACCAAAACCATACTACTACAAGTCTCCACCACCCCCATCACCATCACCAAAACCATACTACTACAAGTCTCCACCACCCCCATCACCATCACCTCCTCCCCCGTACTACTACAAGTCTCCACCACCTCCTTCACCATCTCCTCCACCACCCTACTATTACAAGTCTCCACCACCTCCTTCACcgtctccaccaccaccctacTATTACAAGTCTCCACCTCCACCTGTAAAGTCTCCGGCTCCAACTCCTTATTATTATAAATCTCCCCCTCCTCCATCACCAAAACCATACTACTATAAGTCTCCACCACCACCTTCTCCAACTCCATACTACTACAAgtctcctccaccaccaccaccttaCTACTACAAatctcctcctcctccatctccaactccttactactacaagtctccaccaccaccatccCCAACTCCTTACTATCCATCTCCCACTCCATACTACTACAAGTCTCCACCACCACCTTCTCCAACTCCCTACTACTATAAGTCTCCTCCACCACCATCCCCAACTCCCTATTACTACAAGTCTCCACCACCACCTTCCCCGACTCCTTACTATCCATCCCCAAAACCTTACTACTATAAgtctccaccaccaccatctccaACTCCCTACTACTACAAGTCTCCTCCACCACCATCTCCCACTCCCTACTATTACAAGTCTCCACCACCACCGTCCCCAACTCCTTACTATCCATCCCCGACTCCTTACTACTACAAGTCTCCACCTCCACCATCTCCGACTCCTTACTACTACAAGTCTCCTCCTCCACCATCCCCAACTCCCTATTACTACAAGTCTCCACCACCACCTTCCCCAACTCCTTACTATCCATCCCCAAAACCTTACTACTATAAatctccaccaccaccatctcccACTCCTTACTATTACAAGTCTCCACCACCACCGTCCCCCACTCCTTACTATCCATCCCCCACTCCTTACTACTACAAGTCTCCACCCCCACCATCTCCAACTCCCTACTACTACAAATCTCCACCACCACCTTCCCCAACTCCTTACTATTATAAgtctccaccaccaccatctccaACGCCTTACTATCCTTCCCCAACTCCCTACTACTACAAgtctccaccaccaccatccCCAACTCCCTACTACTACAAatctccaccaccaccatcaccaaCTCCTTACTATCCATCCCCAACTCCTTATTACTACAAgtctccaccaccaccatctccaACTCCCTACTACTACAagtctcctcctcctccttcaccaacTCCTTACTATCCCCCACACCCTTACCATCCCTACCACCACCCTTTGATCGTCAAGGTAGTAGGTAAAGTTTACAGCTACAAGTGCTACGACTGGGCGTATCCCGAAAAGTCTCACAACAAGAAACACCTCAAAG GTGCTATTGTGGAGGTTAAATGCAAAGCAGGAAGAAACATCATTAAGGCTTATGGTGAAACCAAGAGCAATGGAAAATACAGCATCACAGTTAAGGACTTTGACTATGTGAAATACGGATCAGTAGTCTGCAAGGCCCACCTTCATGCTCCTCCTAAGGACTCTCCCTTCAACATACCTACCAAGCTGAACGAGGGAACTCCATTGAAGGTGAAATCCAAAGATAAATATGAAGTTGTGCTCAAGGCTAAGCCATTTGCTTATGCTTCAAAGAAGCACTTCAAGGACTGTGAAAAGAAGCCTTATAAGCCTTCACCAACTCCATACTATTACAACTCACCTCCTCCTCCCTCTCCAGTTTACGTATACAagtcaccaccaccaccatcaccaaCTTATGTTTACAAGTCACCACCACCACCCGTGAAGTCGCCTCCCTATTATTATAAGTCTCCCCCTCCACCATCACCAAAACCTAAACCACCATACTATTATCagtctccacctcctccatcaCCAAAACCTCAACCTCCATACTACTATCAGTCTCCTCCTCCACCATCACCAAAGCCTCAGCCTCCTTACTACTACCaatctccacctcctccatcaCCAAAACCTAAACCTCCATACTACTACCtctctccacctcctccatcaCCCTCTCCTCCCCCTCCATACTACTATAaatctccacctcctccatcaCCGGTGCCAAAGCCTCCATACTACTACCAATCTCCACCCCCACCATCACCAAAGCCTAAACCTCCATACTACTACCACTCTCCACCTCCACCATCCCCTTCACCTCCCCCTCCATACTACTACCACTCTCCCCCTCCACCATCCCCCTCACCTCCCCCTCCATACTACTACCACTCCCCACCTCCACCCTCACCGGTTTATAAGCCTCCATACTACTACCAATCTCCCCCTCCACCATCACCAAAACCTAAACCCCCGTACTACTACCACTCCCCACCTCCACCATCACCCTCTCCTCCCCCTCCATACTACTATAAATCTCCACCCCCACCTTCACCATCCCCTCCTCCTCCATACTACTATAAATCTCCACCACCACCTTCACCATCCCCTCCACCACCTTACTACTATCATTCCCCACCTCCACCTAAAGAGAGCACACACCCTCCCTACTACTACcactcaccaccaccaccatcccCATCACCACCACCTCCATATTACTACAAATCCCCTCCACCCCCATCCCCATCTCCACCACCTCCTTATTACTATCAAAGTCCTCCTCCACCGTCTCCCACTCCTCATCCTCCCTACTACTACAAATCCCCTCCACCACCAAAGGCGTATCCTTCACCTCCTTACCACTACGTGAGCCCTCCACCACCTTCTCCATCTCCACCTCCACCATACCATTACAAATCACCACCTCCTCCCTCCCCAGCTCCCGCTCCAAAGTACATTTACAAATCACCTCCGCCTCCAGCTTACGTCTATGCTTCCCCACCTCCACCTATCTACAAGTAA